In Flavobacterium piscisymbiosum, the sequence ACTACGGCTAAAAAGCCTTGTTTTTCTAAATCGGGAGATATCGCTTCTATCCCTCATGCAGCACTAGTTTTCATAACAAAATCCTGTTTTTAATGATTTATTAGAAATCCGAAAAAGATTACTTTCGCTGAAGATATAATTTCGCAAAATCGCAAAGTTTTGTTTTTTGTCAATCCTGACGAAGGAAGGATCACACACGTAACTCGACAAAGATTGGCGAATTTCTGTACGGAGTTTCTAGTGTGATCCTTCCTTCGTCAGGATGACAAGATTGCGATAAAAACTTTGTGCCCTTGCGACTTTGTGGCAAAATTCAAACTATATGAAAAGCGAGCTATTACAATCTGATATTATTTTAGAAAACGAAAAAGTACTATTACTTCCATTCGAAAACGAAAGAAACATAGAACTCAAAGAAATCATCTTCGATGATGAAATTTGGAAATTCATGGGAATGTATGTTAGAAACGATGCTGATTTCGAAAATTATATCAAAAGCACCTTAAAACAAAAAGCAGACGGAATTTGTTATCCCTTTTTAATTATAGACAAAGCGACTGATAAAGTTGCCGGAAGCACGCGTTACGGTTACCTAAACCACGCAAGCCAGAAATGCGAAATTGGCTGGACCTGGTACGGAAAAAATTTTCAGGGAACAGGTTTAAACAAAGCGTGCAAATACGAATTACTGAATTTTGGTTTCGAAAAAATTCAATTCAGGAGAATACAGTTTAGTGCTGATTTGGAGAACAAAAAATCTCAAAGAGCGATTGAGAAGCTAGGTGCTGTGAAAGAAGGTATCTTTAGAAATAATTATGTTGATTCTGAAGGAAAGAGTAAAGATGATGTTTATTATAGCGTGATTTTGGAGGAATGGGATGTTACTAAACGAACATATTTTTATGAGTTTAATTAGAAATTTATATTTTAGCTAGAAATCAAATCAATAATTACTTAAAACCAAATCTTAAAAAATGGAAACAATAAGTTTAACTGCTTCCCTAATAGGATTTGCATTTATTTGGTATGTTACGCTTATCTATCCTCCTGCACATAAAATTTTACGAGATAAAAAAAAATATAATATGCTTTTCTATTTTTCAATCTTATCTCCTTTTCTTGCCATAACTGCTTATAATAGCCAAATGTTAGAAAATAGAAAAGAAACTTCTTTCCTG encodes:
- a CDS encoding GNAT family N-acetyltransferase is translated as MKSELLQSDIILENEKVLLLPFENERNIELKEIIFDDEIWKFMGMYVRNDADFENYIKSTLKQKADGICYPFLIIDKATDKVAGSTRYGYLNHASQKCEIGWTWYGKNFQGTGLNKACKYELLNFGFEKIQFRRIQFSADLENKKSQRAIEKLGAVKEGIFRNNYVDSEGKSKDDVYYSVILEEWDVTKRTYFYEFN